A DNA window from Nocardioides palaemonis contains the following coding sequences:
- the paaI gene encoding hydroxyphenylacetyl-CoA thioesterase PaaI has translation MPDPLEPARAMWAADAASAALGIRLDDLGPGRARVSMVVRDDMVNGHDLCHGGLIATLADSAFALACNSRGPVTVAAGFTVDFVQPGRLGQTLHAEAREVTLRGRSGLYDVTVRADDPEAGEVVAEFRGRSRSLGRPSEPGPPADG, from the coding sequence ATGCCTGACCCGCTCGAGCCGGCCCGCGCCATGTGGGCGGCCGACGCGGCGAGCGCGGCGCTCGGGATCCGCCTGGACGACCTCGGCCCGGGGCGCGCCCGTGTCTCGATGGTGGTGCGCGACGACATGGTCAACGGGCACGACCTGTGCCACGGCGGGCTGATCGCCACGCTCGCCGACTCGGCGTTCGCCCTGGCCTGCAACTCCCGGGGTCCGGTCACGGTGGCCGCCGGTTTCACTGTCGACTTCGTGCAGCCCGGACGGCTCGGACAGACGCTGCACGCGGAGGCCCGGGAGGTGACCCTGCGCGGGCGGTCGGGTCTCTACGACGTCACGGTGCGTGCCGACGACCCGGAGGCAGGTGAGGTCGTCGCCGAGTTCCGCGGGCGCAGCCGCTCGCTCGGACGGCCTAGCGAGCCGGGCCCGCCGGCCGACGGCTGA
- the paaB gene encoding 1,2-phenylacetyl-CoA epoxidase subunit PaaB, which produces MSNLSAEGGHGAVPLAGVPTGEGVPAPEPEWPLYEVFVRGKRGLNHVHVGSLHAADDRMAVLHARDVYTRRNEGVSIWVVRADAITASSPDEKDPMFAPSGDKVYRHPTFYEIAADVPHM; this is translated from the coding sequence ATGAGCAACCTGTCCGCCGAGGGCGGCCACGGCGCCGTGCCGCTGGCCGGGGTTCCGACGGGGGAGGGCGTCCCCGCGCCCGAGCCGGAGTGGCCGCTCTACGAGGTGTTCGTGCGCGGCAAGCGCGGCCTCAACCACGTCCACGTCGGCTCGCTGCACGCCGCCGACGACCGGATGGCGGTGCTCCACGCCCGCGACGTCTACACCCGCCGCAACGAGGGCGTCAGCATCTGGGTGGTGCGGGCCGACGCGATCACCGCGTCGAGCCCCGACGAGAAGGACCCGATGTTCGCCCCGAGCGGCGACAAGGTCTACCGCCACCCGACGTTCTACGAGATCGCCGCCGACGTCCCCCATATGTGA
- the paaE gene encoding 1,2-phenylacetyl-CoA epoxidase subunit PaaE has translation MAFHALRVRDVERLTDDSAAVSFDVPDDLREVFDFAPGESLTLRRVVDGVEHRRTYSICAPAGAAPRIGVRAIPGGLFSTWLLDDLAPGETVEVAEPSGSFRADPSQPGRHLCIAAGSGITPMLSIAASVLANPDSTVTLLYGNRETTSVMFAEELSDLKNLHGPRFDLVHVLSREPRDVELFSGRLDADRLRRLLPLKVPLGAVDHVWLCGPLGLVQDARAVLEELGVPREKVHFELFFVDEPPPQLRHADRVVEGVTSDVTVVLDGRSTTHAVPRDQTVLDSAQAVRSDLPFACKGGVCGTCRARVVEGEVEMVRNYALEPEEVEQQFVLTCQTYPVGDAVTVDFDA, from the coding sequence ATGGCGTTCCACGCCCTGCGGGTGCGCGACGTCGAGCGCCTCACCGACGACTCGGCGGCCGTCAGTTTCGACGTCCCCGACGACCTGCGCGAGGTCTTCGACTTCGCGCCGGGGGAGTCCCTGACGCTGCGCCGGGTGGTCGACGGCGTCGAGCACCGGCGCACGTACTCGATCTGCGCGCCCGCTGGCGCCGCGCCGCGCATCGGGGTCCGGGCGATCCCGGGCGGCCTGTTCTCCACGTGGCTGCTCGACGACCTGGCGCCGGGGGAGACCGTGGAGGTCGCCGAGCCGTCGGGCAGCTTCCGGGCCGACCCCAGCCAGCCCGGGCGCCACCTCTGCATCGCGGCCGGGTCCGGCATCACCCCGATGCTGTCCATCGCCGCGTCCGTCCTGGCCAACCCGGACAGCACGGTCACCCTGCTCTACGGCAACCGCGAGACCACGTCGGTGATGTTCGCCGAGGAGCTCAGCGACCTCAAGAACCTGCACGGCCCGCGCTTCGACCTCGTGCACGTGCTGTCGCGCGAGCCGCGCGACGTCGAGCTGTTCTCGGGGCGGCTCGACGCCGACCGGCTGCGCCGGCTGCTGCCGCTCAAGGTGCCGCTCGGGGCCGTCGACCACGTCTGGCTCTGCGGCCCGCTCGGGCTGGTCCAGGACGCCCGCGCCGTGCTCGAGGAGCTCGGCGTGCCGCGGGAGAAGGTCCACTTCGAGCTGTTCTTCGTCGACGAGCCGCCGCCGCAGCTGCGCCACGCGGACCGCGTCGTCGAGGGCGTCACCAGCGACGTGACGGTCGTCCTCGACGGGCGTTCCACGACGCACGCGGTGCCGCGCGACCAGACCGTGCTCGACTCCGCGCAGGCGGTCCGCAGCGACCTGCCGTTCGCCTGCAAGGGGGGCGTCTGCGGCACCTGCCGCGCCCGGGTGGTCGAGGGCGAGGTGGAGATGGTCCGCAACTACGCCCTCGAGCCCGAGGAGGTCGAGCAGCAGTTCGTGCTGACCTGCCAGACCTATCCCGTCGGCGACGCCGTCACGGTCGACTTCGATGCCTGA
- a CDS encoding DEAD/DEAH box helicase yields the protein MAQRQRSRGGRRTPAHARHKDNEGIVPVLARAVRELESAVQRGPLAPGQRVRFQVVALLVREHRGDVKGSTVLTDAQKADELKRLDGIATILAKTATRDPSLFGLLSEEAVVTDSARDLRLEMLHKAGIEPVVEEPKPDDESGPGLGERRVVPRSVAQHQLAHPFLVPDFGIGREKRSVHGRLSTWELLGPLFRSFELGGSSSCMDLPEPTTLAAPGKLELMPHQAAMIASAAEGHRTFLLADEPGLGKTAQALLAAQAADAYPLLVVCPNVVKTNWARETERWTPRRRATVIHGDGDRVDAFADVIVVNYEILDRHVGWLGQFGFRGMVVDEAHFIKNKTSQRSRHVLELSERLRARTARPLLMALTGTPLINDIEDFRAIWEFLGWIDGTKPMARLMESLEETDLTPADHAFYPAARKAVIDMGIVRRRKVDVAEDIPARRIADIPVELDDEDTRSIRAAEEDLARRLVQRYKAALETRRTGSVVEGIDHELVRRVATWEREEMDQGTGGENVFSMFRRIGRAKAGLAADYAAQLARNVGKVVFFARHVDVMDIAEDTFTRRGLKHTSIRGDQTPKAREKAIEAFVNDPSVQVIVCSLAAAGVGVNLQVASNVVLSELSWTDAEQTQAIDRVHRIGQSDPVTAWRIIAAQTIDTRIAELIDSKAGLAARALDGSDEEVSSSANIQTEALVALLTDALERELG from the coding sequence TTGGCCCAGCGCCAGCGCTCACGCGGCGGACGACGCACCCCTGCGCACGCCCGCCACAAGGACAACGAGGGCATCGTGCCCGTGCTCGCCCGCGCCGTGCGCGAGCTCGAGTCGGCCGTGCAGCGAGGTCCGCTCGCCCCGGGTCAACGGGTCCGCTTCCAGGTCGTCGCGCTGCTGGTCCGCGAGCACCGCGGCGACGTCAAGGGGTCGACCGTCCTCACCGACGCGCAGAAGGCCGACGAGCTCAAGCGCCTCGACGGGATCGCGACGATCCTCGCCAAGACCGCGACCCGTGACCCGTCCCTGTTCGGCCTGCTCTCCGAGGAGGCGGTGGTCACCGACAGCGCGCGCGACCTGCGCCTGGAGATGCTGCACAAGGCCGGCATCGAGCCGGTCGTCGAGGAGCCCAAGCCCGACGACGAGTCCGGTCCCGGCCTCGGCGAGCGCCGCGTGGTGCCGCGCTCGGTCGCCCAGCACCAGCTCGCCCACCCGTTCCTGGTCCCCGACTTCGGGATCGGTCGTGAGAAGCGCAGCGTCCACGGCCGGCTCTCGACCTGGGAGCTGCTCGGCCCGCTCTTCCGCTCCTTCGAGCTCGGCGGCTCGTCCTCGTGCATGGACCTGCCCGAGCCCACCACCCTCGCCGCGCCCGGCAAGCTGGAGTTGATGCCCCACCAGGCGGCGATGATCGCCTCCGCCGCCGAGGGCCACCGCACGTTCCTGCTCGCCGACGAGCCCGGCCTCGGCAAGACCGCGCAGGCGCTGCTCGCCGCGCAGGCCGCCGACGCGTACCCCCTGCTCGTCGTGTGCCCCAACGTCGTCAAGACCAACTGGGCGCGCGAGACCGAGCGCTGGACGCCGCGTCGTCGCGCGACCGTGATCCACGGCGACGGCGACCGGGTCGACGCGTTCGCGGACGTCATCGTCGTCAACTACGAGATCCTCGACCGGCACGTCGGCTGGCTCGGCCAGTTCGGCTTCCGCGGGATGGTCGTCGACGAGGCCCACTTCATCAAGAACAAGACCTCGCAGCGCTCACGCCACGTGCTCGAGCTCTCGGAGCGGCTGCGCGCGCGCACCGCGCGCCCGCTGCTGATGGCGCTGACCGGCACGCCGCTGATCAACGACATCGAGGACTTCCGCGCGATCTGGGAGTTCCTGGGCTGGATCGACGGGACCAAGCCGATGGCGCGGCTGATGGAGAGCCTCGAGGAGACCGACCTGACCCCGGCCGACCACGCGTTCTACCCCGCCGCCCGCAAGGCCGTCATCGACATGGGCATCGTGCGTCGCCGCAAGGTCGACGTCGCGGAGGACATCCCGGCCCGCCGGATCGCCGACATCCCCGTCGAGCTCGACGACGAGGACACCCGCTCGATCCGCGCGGCCGAGGAGGACCTGGCCCGCCGGCTGGTCCAGCGCTACAAGGCGGCGCTGGAGACGCGTCGTACGGGCTCGGTCGTCGAGGGGATCGACCACGAGCTGGTGCGCCGCGTCGCGACGTGGGAGCGCGAGGAGATGGACCAGGGCACCGGCGGCGAGAACGTCTTCTCGATGTTCCGCCGGATCGGTCGCGCGAAGGCCGGCCTCGCCGCCGACTACGCCGCGCAGCTGGCCCGCAACGTCGGCAAGGTGGTCTTCTTCGCCCGCCACGTCGACGTCATGGACATCGCGGAGGACACCTTCACCCGCCGCGGCCTCAAGCACACCTCGATCCGCGGCGACCAGACGCCGAAGGCGCGCGAGAAGGCGATCGAGGCGTTCGTCAACGACCCGAGCGTCCAGGTCATCGTCTGCTCGCTGGCCGCGGCCGGCGTCGGCGTCAACCTCCAGGTCGCCTCCAACGTGGTGCTCTCCGAGCTCTCCTGGACCGACGCCGAGCAGACCCAGGCCATCGACCGGGTGCACCGCATCGGCCAGAGCGACCCGGTGACGGCCTGGCGGATCATCGCCGCGCAGACCATCGACACCCGGATCGCCGAGCTCATCGACTCCAAGGCCGGCCTCGCCGCCCGGGCTCTCGACGGCTCCGACGAGGAGGTCTCGTCGTCGGCCAACATCCAGACCGAGGCCCTGGTGGCGCTGCTCACCGACGCCCTCGAGCGCGAGCTCGGCTGA
- a CDS encoding DUF5709 domain-containing protein: MSEDRETYLDMSIDDEDQLQPEDTLDDGDLNDVLDRGYSPPDRAPKGYDDYPTEAERLQGESLDEKLAEEEPDVDPYAEEDDDSDHEDENALDEELGLDEADARTGRLVQPDEGLGEDMDKQELAIDVGIDGAGASAEEAAMHITRGPDPDAREDY, from the coding sequence ATGAGTGAGGACCGCGAGACCTACCTGGACATGTCGATCGACGACGAAGACCAGCTGCAGCCCGAGGACACCCTCGACGACGGTGACCTCAACGACGTGCTGGACCGCGGCTACTCCCCGCCGGACCGCGCCCCCAAGGGCTACGACGACTACCCGACCGAGGCCGAGCGGCTCCAGGGGGAGTCGCTCGACGAGAAGCTCGCGGAGGAGGAGCCGGACGTCGACCCCTACGCGGAGGAGGACGACGACTCCGACCACGAGGACGAGAACGCCCTCGACGAGGAGCTCGGCCTCGACGAGGCCGACGCCCGCACCGGCCGCCTGGTCCAGCCCGACGAGGGGCTGGGGGAGGACATGGACAAGCAGGAGCTGGCCATCGACGTCGGCATCGACGGCGCCGGCGCCTCCGCCGAGGAGGCGGCCATGCACATCACGCGGGGGCCCGACCCGGACGCGCGCGAGGACTACTGA
- a CDS encoding TetR/AcrR family transcriptional regulator, producing MEGSPGTTTRRGRPGHDQQAVLRTAVELFNRQGYDATSVGDVARELGLTKSAIYHHVPSKEHLLRTAIDEALDALIGALDEVAADDHLDAGTRLRAAVRRSVTVLVEHLPAVTLLLRVHGNTPVQKDALARRRTIDERLADMVRAAAADGAVRDDLDPLLVSRLLFGTVNSLTEWVHTGTQEVDAEALADAVVALAFDGLSRRPAGPAR from the coding sequence ATGGAGGGCAGTCCCGGGACCACCACCCGCCGCGGCCGGCCGGGACACGACCAGCAGGCCGTGCTCCGCACGGCGGTCGAGCTGTTCAACCGGCAGGGCTACGACGCGACCAGCGTCGGCGACGTCGCGCGCGAGCTGGGGCTGACCAAGTCGGCGATCTACCACCACGTGCCCAGCAAGGAGCACCTGCTGCGCACCGCGATCGACGAGGCCCTCGACGCCCTCATCGGTGCCCTCGACGAGGTCGCCGCCGACGACCACCTCGATGCCGGCACCCGACTGCGCGCGGCCGTGCGACGCAGCGTCACGGTCCTCGTCGAGCACCTCCCGGCCGTCACCCTGCTGCTGCGCGTGCACGGCAACACCCCGGTCCAGAAGGACGCCCTCGCCCGGCGCCGCACCATCGACGAGCGGCTCGCCGACATGGTCCGCGCGGCCGCCGCCGACGGCGCGGTGCGCGATGACCTCGACCCCCTGCTGGTCAGCCGGCTGCTCTTCGGCACGGTCAACTCGCTGACCGAGTGGGTGCACACCGGCACGCAGGAGGTCGACGCCGAGGCGCTCGCCGACGCCGTCGTTGCGCTCGCCTTCGACGGCCTCAGCCGTCGGCCGGCGGGCCCGGCTCGCTAG
- the paaC gene encoding 1,2-phenylacetyl-CoA epoxidase subunit PaaC, with amino-acid sequence MDSHIDTPPEDEHDSAYAGLLVNDAHWAFGTDFEDPLAGVDTTIPDGVDAATLATYALMLGDDALVMSHRISEWTSNAPDLEDDIALSNIALDLLGQARLLLARAARADESLLPALPEGAPTPPEDALAFFREAHQLRNVRLAEVVNGDFAEATVRVLLFSVWRLALLERLRDSRDHVLAAVAAKGVKEVTYHRDYAARWFVTLAGGTDESRRRLVAALDQLWPLWPELFDTHPVEAAAAEAGVGVDPATASVAAEAVLDQVLGAAGLERPQVARRAGVLGRTGRDGMHGEPLGRMLAEMQSVARAHPTGLW; translated from the coding sequence TTGGACTCCCACATCGACACCCCGCCCGAGGACGAGCACGACAGCGCCTACGCCGGGCTGCTCGTCAACGACGCCCACTGGGCGTTCGGCACCGACTTCGAGGACCCGCTGGCCGGGGTCGACACGACGATCCCCGACGGCGTCGACGCCGCGACGCTGGCGACGTACGCCCTCATGCTCGGCGACGACGCGCTGGTCATGTCGCACCGGATCTCGGAGTGGACCAGCAACGCGCCGGACCTCGAGGACGACATCGCGCTGTCCAACATCGCGCTCGACCTGCTCGGCCAGGCGCGGCTCCTGCTGGCCCGGGCCGCCCGGGCCGACGAGTCGCTGCTCCCGGCGCTCCCCGAGGGCGCGCCCACGCCTCCCGAGGACGCGCTCGCGTTCTTCCGCGAGGCCCACCAGCTCCGCAACGTCCGCCTCGCGGAGGTCGTCAACGGCGACTTCGCCGAGGCGACGGTGCGGGTGCTGCTCTTCTCGGTGTGGCGCCTGGCCCTCCTCGAGCGGCTGCGCGACAGCCGCGACCACGTCCTCGCCGCGGTGGCCGCGAAGGGCGTCAAGGAGGTCACCTACCACCGCGACTACGCCGCCCGCTGGTTCGTCACCCTGGCCGGAGGCACCGACGAGTCGCGGCGCCGGCTGGTCGCGGCGCTCGACCAGCTGTGGCCGCTGTGGCCCGAGCTCTTCGACACCCACCCGGTCGAGGCGGCCGCCGCCGAGGCCGGCGTCGGTGTCGACCCCGCCACCGCCAGCGTCGCCGCGGAGGCCGTGCTCGACCAGGTCCTCGGTGCCGCCGGGCTGGAGCGACCGCAGGTCGCCCGTCGCGCCGGGGTGCTCGGCCGTACAGGTCGCGACGGGATGCACGGCGAGCCGCTCGGCCGGATGCTGGCCGAGATGCAGTCTGTCGCCCGCGCCCACCCGACGGGGCTGTGGTGA
- the paaD gene encoding 1,2-phenylacetyl-CoA epoxidase subunit PaaD, with product MTVARTAERARAAAGRVTDPELPMLTLVDLGVLRDVDVVGDAHVVVDITPTYSGCPAMAAMRDDLVRELSSAGFDRVEVRVSLDPAWTTDWITPAGRAALAAAGISPPGPAPRTDGPIPLTLLPTARQVRCPQCDSPATELVSEFGSTACKAQYRCTACLEPFDHVKEI from the coding sequence GTGACCGTGGCCCGCACGGCGGAGCGGGCCCGCGCGGCGGCCGGACGGGTCACCGACCCCGAGCTGCCGATGCTGACCCTCGTCGACCTCGGCGTGCTGCGCGACGTCGACGTCGTCGGTGACGCGCACGTCGTCGTCGACATCACCCCCACCTACTCGGGCTGCCCGGCGATGGCCGCGATGCGCGACGACCTCGTCCGCGAGCTGTCGTCGGCCGGCTTCGACCGCGTCGAGGTGCGGGTCAGCCTCGACCCCGCGTGGACCACCGACTGGATCACCCCAGCCGGTCGCGCGGCGCTCGCCGCCGCCGGGATCTCACCGCCCGGGCCGGCGCCGCGCACCGACGGGCCGATCCCGCTGACCCTGCTGCCCACGGCCCGCCAGGTCCGGTGCCCGCAGTGCGACTCGCCCGCCACCGAGCTGGTCTCGGAGTTCGGGTCGACCGCGTGCAAGGCGCAGTACCGCTGCACGGCCTGCCTCGAGCCGTTCGACCACGTGAAGGAGATCTGA